Proteins encoded by one window of Salvia splendens isolate huo1 chromosome 7, SspV2, whole genome shotgun sequence:
- the LOC121810376 gene encoding uncharacterized protein LOC121810376: MNRLVSVSDIDCLVNLRMDRNTFGRLCLLLKEVGGLRNGRYVYVEEQVVMFLGILAHHKKNRIIGFNFKRSGETISHYVHLVLRAVIRLHIILLPKLEPVTDDIGDPRWKHFKGCIGALDGTYINVLVSNTDKPRYRNRKGQIATNTLAACDRKMRFMYFLPGWEGSAGDARVLRDAVTREDGLKVPKGNYFLCDNGYANAEGFLTPFKCIRYHLKEWGEGTQRPQNARELFNLRHNT; the protein is encoded by the exons ATGAACAGACTTGTATCTGTTAGCGACATTGACTGCTTAGTCAACCTTCGAATGGATAGGAATACCTTCGGGAGATTGTGTCTTCTCCTAAAGGAAGTTGGGGGGTTGCGAAATGGTAGATATGTATATGTGGAGGAACAGGTTGTCATGTTCCTAGGGATACTTGCACATCACAAAAAAAATCGTATAATAGGTTTCAACTTCAAGCGGTCTGGTGAAACTATATCACACTATGTGCACCTAGTTTTAAGAGCTGTTATAAGGCTACACATAATTCTCTTACCTAAACTGGAACCTGTCACGGATGACATTGGCGACCCAAGGTGGAAACATTTTAAG GGATGTATTGGAGCTTTAGACGGAACATATATCAACGTTCTTGTCAGTAACACTGATAAGCCACGTTATCGCAATAGAAAAGGTCAAATCGCAACTAATACCCTTGCAGCCTGTGACCGCAAAATGAggtttatgtattttttacCTGGTTGGGAGGGCTCAGCCGGTGATGCTAGGGTGCTTCGAGATGCAGTGACTAGGGAAGATGGTTTAAAGGTGCCAAAAG GAAATTACTTTCTATGTGACAATGGATATGCAAACGCGGAAGGTTTTCTGACTCCCTTTAAATGCATTCGTTACCATTTAAAGGAATGGGGTGAAGGCACACAGAGACCACAGAACGCACGCGAGTTGTTCAACTTAAGGCACAACACGTAA